One part of the Terriglobales bacterium genome encodes these proteins:
- a CDS encoding acetyl-CoA carboxylase carboxyltransferase subunit alpha: MAAPGMSYVQELIDAGIEQIRNDAGNGSLEKMESATKAQQELEKIEKQITQLESLAGVNSDAHRQLASLHEQVNALRAQITVHLDSWKRTELARHPQRPYTLDYIERIFTDFSEIHGDRRYSDDPAIVVGMAKFHGEPVLVLGTQKGRDTKQKVYRNFGMPNPEGYRKAIRAMKIAEKFGRPVFTLVDVPGAYPGLGAEERGQAEAIAYNLREMARLKVPIITAITGEGGSGGALAIAVADRVLILDNAIYSVISPEGCASIMWRDASKRDVAAEAMKITAPDLRKLGLIDDVVPEPAGGAHNDYDEAARLLDESLKKHFDELKGKSADELVKSRYEKFRTMARFFNEV; the protein is encoded by the coding sequence ATGGCCGCTCCCGGAATGTCTTACGTACAAGAATTGATCGACGCAGGCATCGAGCAAATTAGAAACGATGCCGGGAACGGATCACTGGAAAAGATGGAATCGGCGACAAAGGCCCAGCAGGAACTCGAGAAAATAGAGAAGCAGATCACCCAACTGGAATCGCTCGCCGGAGTAAATTCCGACGCTCACCGCCAGTTGGCATCGCTGCATGAGCAGGTAAACGCCCTGCGCGCGCAGATTACCGTGCACCTGGATTCCTGGAAACGCACTGAACTCGCTCGGCATCCGCAGCGTCCTTATACCTTGGATTACATTGAGCGCATTTTCACCGACTTCAGCGAGATCCACGGTGACAGGCGATATTCAGACGATCCGGCCATTGTGGTCGGCATGGCGAAGTTCCATGGTGAACCGGTTCTTGTCCTCGGTACGCAAAAGGGTCGCGATACAAAGCAGAAGGTCTACCGGAATTTCGGTATGCCGAACCCGGAAGGATATCGGAAAGCCATCCGGGCGATGAAGATCGCTGAGAAGTTTGGCCGCCCCGTATTCACGCTTGTGGATGTTCCGGGTGCCTATCCCGGACTGGGCGCCGAAGAACGCGGCCAGGCAGAGGCTATCGCTTACAATCTTCGCGAGATGGCGCGGTTGAAAGTCCCGATCATCACGGCCATTACCGGTGAAGGTGGTAGCGGCGGAGCGTTGGCCATTGCCGTGGCGGATCGCGTTCTCATCCTGGACAACGCTATCTACAGTGTGATTTCGCCCGAAGGTTGCGCTTCCATCATGTGGCGCGATGCCTCCAAGCGCGACGTGGCGGCCGAAGCCATGAAGATCACAGCACCTGACCTCCGTAAGCTGGGCTTGATTGACGACGTAGTGCCGGAGCCTGCGGGCGGAGCACACAACGACTATGACGAAGCCGCCCGGCTGCTTGACGAGTCGCTGAAGAAGCATTTCGACGAGTTGAAGGGAAAGTCCGCGGATGAACTCGTGAAATCGCGGTATGAGAAATTCCGCACAATGGCGCGTTTCTTCAACGAAGTGTAA
- a CDS encoding DUF2911 domain-containing protein, with amino-acid sequence MRKFAVVGYLGVFVLIAMLVYAQQDKSKRPSPPGSATVTFSTGKKITIDYSRPKVADPKTGATRKIFGGVVPYGQVWRTGANEATTFVTDGDVMVNDLHVPAGKYTMFSIPGENEWTIVISKATGEWGTQYDEKQDLGRTKVKAGKTSSAVPQFTITLNKTGDKKADMVFEWESTKVTTPITAH; translated from the coding sequence ATGCGGAAGTTCGCAGTAGTTGGATATCTTGGCGTTTTTGTTCTTATCGCAATGCTGGTTTACGCCCAGCAGGATAAAAGCAAGCGTCCAAGCCCCCCGGGTTCAGCAACCGTAACTTTCAGCACCGGAAAGAAAATTACCATCGACTACAGCCGTCCGAAGGTCGCCGATCCCAAGACGGGCGCGACGCGCAAGATCTTTGGTGGCGTGGTCCCTTATGGACAGGTATGGCGTACCGGCGCAAATGAAGCGACCACCTTCGTCACCGATGGCGATGTGATGGTCAACGATCTGCACGTTCCGGCAGGCAAGTACACGATGTTCTCTATCCCTGGCGAGAACGAGTGGACGATTGTCATCAGCAAGGCGACCGGTGAATGGGGTACTCAGTACGACGAGAAACAGGACCTCGGACGCACGAAGGTAAAAGCGGGAAAGACTTCTTCCGCGGTTCCGCAATTCACTATTACGCTCAACAAGACCGGCGACAAGAAGGCCGATATGGTCTTTGAATGGGAGAGCACAAAGGTCACTACGCCGATCACGGCTCACTAA
- a CDS encoding DoxX family protein: MKAPFLLGRALLGGFFLYSGINHFRQLEGTSQYAASKNVPAAKVAVALSGAALVVGGGSLLLGIKPKLGAAAIVGFLAGVSPVMHDFWNVEDAQQRQGEMIHFSKNLALLGSALALAGVEEPWPASLTRDKRTKLQKVRDLTRKRVAA; encoded by the coding sequence ATGAAGGCTCCGTTTCTGCTCGGACGCGCTCTGCTTGGCGGTTTCTTCCTATACAGCGGGATCAATCATTTCCGGCAACTCGAAGGAACGTCCCAATATGCCGCCTCGAAGAACGTGCCAGCGGCAAAAGTTGCGGTCGCACTCTCGGGCGCCGCACTCGTAGTGGGTGGTGGCAGCCTGTTGCTTGGAATAAAACCGAAGCTTGGTGCAGCGGCGATCGTAGGGTTTCTCGCAGGAGTCTCCCCTGTGATGCACGACTTCTGGAACGTAGAAGATGCCCAACAGCGACAGGGAGAAATGATCCACTTTTCTAAGAACCTTGCGTTGCTAGGATCGGCACTGGCTCTAGCCGGGGTGGAAGAACCCTGGCCCGCGAGTCTTACGCGTGACAAGCGGACCAAACTGCAGAAGGTTCGTGACCTGACGCGCAAGCGAGTCGCCGCGTAG
- a CDS encoding zinc ribbon domain-containing protein codes for MYCTSCGTPIAPQQALCSKCGVPTSLGVMQGGARRVAEHYRLLAILTIVYSSLILIAGIFVLVIARVVLSGILGMASNAPPPPKFVFHLIALVGWLILAKGAVGMAAGIGLLNRVPWARTLTLIVGFLSLLSIPIGTAIGIYTIWVLLPSGAEREYNELVYSSR; via the coding sequence ATGTACTGCACCTCGTGTGGTACTCCGATAGCCCCGCAACAGGCACTATGTTCGAAGTGCGGCGTCCCTACATCGCTGGGAGTGATGCAGGGTGGCGCGCGGCGCGTGGCGGAGCACTACCGGCTGTTAGCTATTCTGACCATTGTCTACTCTTCCCTGATTCTCATCGCCGGCATCTTTGTCCTGGTCATTGCTCGCGTGGTACTTTCCGGCATTCTCGGCATGGCCTCCAACGCGCCACCACCGCCGAAATTTGTCTTCCATCTGATCGCGCTTGTCGGGTGGTTGATTCTGGCCAAGGGTGCAGTTGGGATGGCGGCCGGTATCGGTCTGCTAAACCGTGTTCCGTGGGCAAGAACGCTGACATTGATCGTGGGATTCCTTTCGCTGCTCAGTATCCCAATCGGCACGGCCATTGGGATTTATACAATCTGGGTGTTACTGCCCAGTGGAGCCGAAAGGGAGTACAACGAACTCGTTTATAGCTCTCGCTGA
- a CDS encoding 2-oxoacid:ferredoxin oxidoreductase subunit beta, protein MASTPTSTPAPKTNRVGLTVIEYKGGKTTLCAGCGHNAISERIIDAMFEMGVEPHRVIKMSGIGCSSKSPAYFMSKSHSFNSVHGRMPSVTTGALLANKNLLALGVSGDGDTASIGIGQFVHLMRRNLPMIYIIEDNGVYGLTKGQFSATADLGSVLKTGVINDLPPIDTCAMAISLGATFVGRSFSGDKRQLLSMLKAAIAHKGTVMLDVISPCVTFNDHEGSTKSYKFTKDHEEPLHDITFVPAFEDISVEYNAGQTIDVTMHDGSSLRLHKLEEDYDPTSKLQALSRLAKAHEEGEILTGVLYVNPSAPSFIDLLNVTDDSLATLPESRVRPSRQVLEECMEALR, encoded by the coding sequence ATGGCATCGACCCCAACCTCCACTCCAGCTCCCAAGACTAACCGAGTCGGGCTGACCGTCATCGAGTACAAGGGCGGTAAAACCACGCTGTGCGCCGGCTGCGGACACAATGCGATCTCCGAACGCATCATCGACGCGATGTTTGAGATGGGTGTCGAACCCCATCGTGTCATCAAGATGTCGGGCATCGGATGTTCGTCGAAGAGCCCGGCGTACTTCATGAGCAAGTCGCACAGCTTCAACTCGGTACACGGACGCATGCCGTCCGTCACCACGGGCGCCCTGCTTGCGAACAAGAATCTGCTGGCACTCGGTGTCAGCGGCGACGGCGATACGGCCTCAATCGGGATTGGTCAATTTGTTCACCTGATGCGGCGCAATTTGCCGATGATTTATATCATCGAAGACAACGGCGTGTACGGCCTCACGAAGGGCCAGTTTTCCGCCACCGCCGATCTTGGTTCGGTCTTGAAGACTGGCGTTATCAACGACCTGCCACCGATCGATACCTGTGCGATGGCCATCAGCCTGGGTGCGACGTTCGTCGGACGCTCTTTCTCCGGCGACAAGAGGCAACTGCTCTCCATGCTGAAGGCCGCAATTGCCCATAAGGGAACGGTCATGCTCGACGTTATCTCTCCGTGCGTGACCTTCAATGACCACGAGGGCTCGACCAAGTCGTACAAGTTCACGAAGGATCACGAGGAGCCTCTGCACGACATTACGTTCGTCCCGGCATTCGAAGACATAAGCGTGGAATACAACGCCGGCCAGACGATCGATGTCACTATGCACGACGGATCGTCCCTGCGGCTCCACAAACTCGAGGAAGACTACGACCCCACCAGCAAACTTCAGGCGCTCAGTCGGTTGGCAAAAGCGCATGAAGAGGGCGAGATTCTGACCGGGGTTCTGTACGTGAACCCGAGTGCGCCAAGTTTCATCGATCTGCTCAATGTGACGGATGATTCGCTGGCAACGTTACCGGAATCGAGAGTTCGTCCTTCGCGGCAGGTCCTGGAAGAGTGCATGGAAGCCTTGCGATAG
- the thiO gene encoding glycine oxidase ThiO, with protein MKTADVVVIGAGVIGLSLACNLRRAGFSVLVLEKHQPGHEATWAAGGMIAHCEIGPDISLQQMAKLSAALYPSFVREIQDESGVDVDYRSEGKIRFVEENIEAWTPKGTILDNQEVRRLEPEIAFNAPAVLLQESWLDPRKLVEGLVKAAKHLGVELISGAEVKEIAIEQGRTVGAITPKATYGGVAVVNCAGAWSGQFSPVPIPARPIKGQMLCLVPDRRVLRHVISGNGVYLIPRTDGRIVVGATVEDVGFDKRVDPSAIQALHQRAANLVPALGEARIHDSWAGLRPGTPDELPMLGRTELEGYFVATGHYRDGILLAPATASAMTQILAGHEPGIDISRFSPSRFTLRP; from the coding sequence GTGAAAACCGCTGACGTGGTGGTGATTGGTGCCGGTGTGATCGGCTTATCGCTGGCGTGTAATTTGCGGCGTGCCGGCTTTTCAGTCCTTGTGCTCGAAAAGCACCAACCCGGGCACGAGGCCACATGGGCAGCCGGAGGCATGATAGCGCATTGTGAAATCGGGCCTGACATCTCCCTCCAGCAAATGGCGAAGCTCAGCGCCGCGCTTTACCCGAGCTTTGTCCGCGAGATACAGGACGAATCGGGCGTCGATGTTGACTACCGGTCTGAGGGCAAGATTCGCTTCGTCGAAGAGAATATCGAGGCTTGGACCCCGAAGGGCACCATTCTCGATAATCAGGAAGTTCGTCGCCTCGAGCCTGAAATTGCATTCAATGCCCCGGCAGTTCTACTCCAGGAAAGCTGGCTCGATCCGCGAAAGCTGGTTGAGGGGCTCGTTAAGGCGGCGAAGCATCTGGGAGTGGAACTCATCTCCGGTGCCGAAGTGAAGGAGATTGCGATTGAGCAGGGAAGGACTGTTGGTGCGATTACGCCAAAGGCAACGTATGGCGGTGTCGCGGTCGTAAACTGCGCGGGAGCGTGGAGCGGGCAATTCTCACCGGTGCCCATTCCTGCGCGTCCCATCAAAGGGCAGATGTTGTGCCTCGTTCCCGATAGGCGCGTTCTGCGCCATGTCATCAGCGGGAATGGTGTTTACTTGATCCCCCGAACCGACGGCCGCATTGTGGTCGGAGCTACTGTCGAAGATGTCGGTTTTGACAAACGGGTCGATCCATCTGCCATTCAGGCACTTCATCAACGTGCGGCGAACCTGGTTCCAGCGCTTGGGGAGGCTCGTATCCACGACAGTTGGGCAGGCCTGAGGCCGGGTACGCCAGACGAATTGCCTATGCTTGGAAGGACCGAACTGGAGGGCTATTTCGTCGCGACGGGACACTATCGCGACGGTATTCTTCTCGCGCCAGCTACTGCGTCAGCAATGACGCAAATCCTGGCAGGTCACGAACCCGGGATTGACATCTCCCGTTTCTCCCCATCCCGTTTCACCTTGCGCCCGTAA
- a CDS encoding tetratricopeptide repeat protein: MPDEPKPFFRNVMDDMLDAETARHIAEQKAAVDANPSWAEGHYHLAQLYRIQQRAQDAKRELLIALEMKPLLAEAHMALGEIYISEGDLDKAREHAEIAAQLGNGRLRDQLSRYGQF; encoded by the coding sequence ATGCCGGACGAACCGAAGCCCTTTTTTCGCAACGTGATGGACGACATGCTCGACGCAGAAACGGCTCGCCATATTGCCGAACAGAAGGCTGCCGTCGACGCGAACCCCTCATGGGCCGAGGGGCATTACCATCTTGCTCAACTCTATCGGATACAGCAGCGCGCTCAAGATGCCAAACGCGAGTTGCTCATCGCGCTTGAGATGAAGCCGCTTCTGGCGGAAGCACATATGGCGCTAGGCGAGATCTACATCTCCGAAGGGGATCTCGACAAAGCACGCGAACATGCCGAAATAGCCGCCCAACTCGGTAATGGGCGGCTACGCGATCAGTTGAGCCGCTATGGCCAGTTCTGA
- the dnaE gene encoding DNA polymerase III subunit alpha, whose translation MSQFVHLHLHTDYSMLDGACDVDKLVKHVKKLGMPAVAMTDHGNIFGAVSFFNAAKAEGVKPIIGCELYISKKDDHDIKRTPPDGDTYNHLLVLAESEEGYRNLVKITSEASLRGFYYKPRVSKRFLNDHSKGLIGLSGCLKGEVAERLMEGNYEASKKAAGQFSEIFGKGNFYMEVQNQGLDEERDILPNQYKIAKELGLPTVATNDSHYLCEDDWLAQDAMVCIQTGKLLSDENRMKFRTHDFFVKSYEEMLKVFGDTPDVLSRTLDIAERCNVKLNKIPNPFPKFDVPEGYDIDSYFEHVCREGFAKRMNLLRELQSQGRLKHSFSEYEQRLKWEIDIIKQMKFPGYFLIVWDFIRFAKENNIPVGPGRGSAAGSLVAYSMAITDVDPLQNNLLFERFLNPERVSMPDIDVDFCMNRREKVIHYVTEKYGREQVAQIITFGTMACKAAIKDTGRVMGVPFSEMDRIVKMVPAMLNITIDQALSDSPALADAYEKEPQVKEVIDTAKKLEGLVRNAGMHAAGVVISPQPLTDLVPLHLTKNDEIVTAYDMKAVEKLGLLKMDFLGLTTLTIIDDCLTLIEQGHKKRIELEKLPTDDKLTYEKVFHSGLTSGVFQFESHGMRDVLRRYKPDTIEDLTALNALYRPGPIQGGMIDDFVERKHGRRKVEYELPELEGILKETLGVIVYQEQVMQIANVLAGYSLGEADLLRRAMGKKIAEEMAKQRERFVKGALEKGFPQKKIEKIFDLMEQFAGYGFNKSHSAAYAVLAYHTAYLKTHYPVEFMAALLTSVTGSTDDVVKYINECRDMGISVEPPDINVSDANFTPHGNAIRFGLAAVKNVGHNAIESIVAARKELSANFSTIYQVCEKVDLRLLNKRVLESLIKSGAMDSLGRRSQLMAVLDKAIERAQKAHRDAESGQHGLFGVFDDAPTMKGNGNDTLPEVPDWDEHTRLAAEKEILGFFITGHPMEKYQNKLRDFRALNTEDICGMTQSTGKDENVTTAGVLTGVRVAKSKKGDLYAQGAMEDMNGKVDFVCFADAYKRLADKLKLEVPVLIKAGVRVEEGSNPKLMISDITPLDEAKPRLPKSIRLKLAVERMSEGTVNELHQILTEHRGEARLLFDLERTGDFMVVMDAEGYNVMPDYAFISRVEELCGKGTVRVVD comes from the coding sequence ATGTCCCAATTCGTTCATCTTCATCTACATACCGACTATTCCATGCTCGACGGCGCTTGCGACGTCGACAAACTCGTAAAACACGTCAAGAAACTGGGGATGCCGGCGGTCGCTATGACCGACCATGGCAACATCTTCGGCGCGGTGAGCTTCTTCAATGCTGCCAAAGCCGAGGGCGTAAAGCCCATCATCGGATGCGAACTTTACATTTCGAAGAAGGACGATCACGACATCAAGCGGACTCCTCCGGACGGTGATACCTATAATCACCTGCTCGTACTCGCCGAGAGCGAAGAGGGCTACCGGAATCTGGTAAAGATCACGAGTGAGGCATCGCTGCGCGGCTTCTACTACAAACCCCGCGTTAGCAAGCGTTTTCTTAACGATCATTCCAAGGGACTGATCGGCCTCTCCGGGTGCTTGAAGGGTGAAGTTGCAGAGCGCTTGATGGAAGGGAACTACGAAGCTTCGAAGAAGGCAGCGGGGCAGTTCTCGGAAATCTTTGGCAAGGGCAACTTCTACATGGAAGTCCAGAACCAGGGTCTGGACGAAGAGCGCGACATCCTACCGAACCAATACAAGATCGCCAAAGAACTGGGACTGCCCACAGTTGCCACCAACGACAGTCACTATCTCTGTGAGGATGACTGGCTCGCACAGGATGCGATGGTTTGCATCCAGACCGGAAAACTGTTGTCGGACGAAAATCGGATGAAGTTCAGGACCCACGATTTCTTCGTCAAGAGCTACGAGGAAATGCTGAAGGTCTTCGGCGATACCCCGGATGTGCTCTCGCGCACGCTCGATATTGCCGAGCGCTGCAACGTAAAGCTCAACAAGATTCCGAACCCGTTCCCGAAATTCGACGTTCCCGAAGGCTACGACATTGATTCGTATTTCGAGCATGTCTGCCGCGAAGGCTTCGCCAAGCGCATGAACCTGCTGCGCGAGTTGCAGAGCCAGGGCAGGTTGAAGCATTCGTTCAGCGAATACGAGCAACGTCTGAAGTGGGAGATCGACATTATCAAGCAGATGAAGTTCCCTGGGTATTTCCTGATTGTGTGGGATTTCATCCGCTTCGCTAAGGAGAACAACATTCCGGTGGGCCCAGGCCGTGGCTCGGCCGCAGGGTCTCTTGTCGCGTATTCAATGGCGATCACCGACGTGGATCCGTTGCAGAACAACCTTCTCTTCGAGAGGTTTCTGAATCCGGAACGCGTGTCCATGCCTGATATTGACGTGGACTTCTGCATGAACCGGCGTGAAAAGGTGATCCACTACGTAACCGAAAAGTATGGCCGCGAGCAGGTGGCGCAGATCATCACGTTTGGAACGATGGCGTGCAAAGCAGCCATCAAGGACACCGGTCGCGTGATGGGCGTTCCGTTCAGCGAGATGGATCGCATCGTCAAAATGGTGCCAGCTATGCTGAACATCACCATCGACCAGGCGCTTTCGGACTCACCGGCGTTAGCTGATGCGTATGAAAAAGAGCCGCAGGTGAAGGAAGTCATCGACACCGCGAAGAAGCTTGAAGGCCTTGTTCGTAATGCCGGAATGCACGCGGCGGGCGTGGTCATTTCTCCACAGCCGCTCACCGATCTGGTTCCGCTCCACCTGACGAAGAACGACGAAATCGTGACCGCCTACGACATGAAGGCGGTCGAAAAGCTCGGCCTTCTGAAGATGGACTTCCTGGGCCTGACGACGCTGACGATCATCGATGACTGCCTGACCTTGATCGAGCAGGGGCATAAGAAGCGCATCGAGTTGGAAAAGCTTCCGACGGACGACAAACTCACCTACGAGAAGGTGTTCCACAGCGGATTGACGTCTGGGGTGTTCCAGTTCGAATCGCACGGCATGAGAGACGTGTTGCGCCGCTACAAGCCCGACACAATCGAGGACCTTACCGCGCTGAACGCTCTTTACCGTCCCGGCCCGATCCAGGGCGGCATGATTGACGATTTCGTCGAACGCAAGCACGGGCGCCGCAAGGTCGAGTATGAACTTCCGGAACTCGAAGGAATTCTCAAGGAAACACTCGGCGTCATCGTGTATCAGGAACAGGTGATGCAGATCGCGAACGTTTTGGCGGGCTACTCACTCGGTGAAGCAGACCTGCTTCGTCGCGCGATGGGCAAGAAGATCGCCGAGGAAATGGCCAAGCAGCGGGAACGCTTCGTAAAAGGTGCGTTGGAGAAAGGCTTCCCTCAGAAAAAAATTGAGAAGATTTTCGATCTAATGGAGCAGTTCGCCGGGTACGGATTCAACAAGTCCCATTCGGCTGCATACGCCGTTCTGGCTTATCACACCGCTTATCTCAAGACCCACTATCCCGTGGAGTTCATGGCCGCGCTGTTGACCTCGGTGACCGGATCGACCGACGACGTGGTCAAGTACATCAACGAGTGTCGCGATATGGGGATCTCCGTTGAGCCACCCGATATCAACGTCTCCGACGCAAACTTCACCCCCCACGGCAACGCGATTCGGTTCGGCCTTGCGGCCGTGAAGAACGTGGGCCATAACGCAATTGAATCCATTGTGGCAGCACGCAAGGAACTGAGCGCGAACTTCTCTACTATTTACCAGGTCTGCGAAAAGGTTGATCTTCGCCTCTTAAACAAGCGAGTGCTTGAGTCGCTCATCAAATCCGGCGCCATGGATTCGCTCGGGCGTCGCTCGCAATTGATGGCCGTATTGGACAAGGCAATCGAGCGAGCTCAGAAGGCGCACCGCGATGCTGAATCCGGCCAGCACGGGTTGTTCGGTGTTTTCGATGACGCTCCGACGATGAAAGGCAATGGCAACGATACATTGCCTGAAGTCCCCGACTGGGATGAGCACACCCGGTTAGCTGCCGAGAAGGAAATACTCGGTTTCTTCATTACTGGCCATCCGATGGAGAAATACCAGAACAAGCTCCGCGATTTCCGCGCACTGAACACAGAAGATATCTGCGGGATGACCCAGTCCACCGGCAAGGACGAGAATGTCACCACTGCCGGCGTCCTAACCGGAGTACGCGTTGCAAAGTCAAAGAAGGGCGATCTTTACGCGCAGGGCGCTATGGAGGATATGAACGGCAAAGTTGATTTCGTCTGCTTTGCTGACGCCTACAAGCGCTTGGCAGACAAGCTGAAGCTTGAAGTTCCAGTACTGATCAAGGCGGGGGTGAGAGTAGAAGAAGGCTCGAATCCCAAGTTGATGATCAGCGACATCACTCCACTTGACGAGGCGAAACCGAGACTCCCGAAGTCGATCCGCCTGAAACTTGCGGTAGAGCGCATGAGCGAAGGCACGGTAAACGAGTTACACCAGATTCTGACGGAGCATCGGGGAGAGGCCCGGCTGCTGTTTGACCTGGAGCGGACCGGCGACTTCATGGTGGTTATGGATGCCGAAGGCTATAATGTAATGCCTGACTATGCGTTTATTTCGCGGGTCGAAGAGCTCTGCGGAAAAGGTACCGTGCGCGTAGTTGATTAG
- a CDS encoding 2-oxoacid:acceptor oxidoreductase subunit alpha produces MATTDLSVHDLGSGREGQRVVNDWSLQVATVNGSGSQSANTVILRTLFQMGVPVSGKNLFPSNIAGLPTWYTIRANKHGYIARKKEIDFVVAMNPETGIEDVKSLAPGAAVLYDEPLNLRAVRDDVTFYSVPFDKLVGTVCPDAKLRKLVKNMLYPGILGHLLGLDMAEMERAIRRQFGKKQKAADLNVNAAKAGYDYAVANLQKQDPFWVERMDENKGKIIIDGNSAAALGSMFAGVTVVTWYPITPSSSLVESLIDYMKKYRIGPDGKSTFAIVQAEDELAAVGMVIGAGWAGARSMTATAGPGISLMAEFTGLGYYVEVPAVIWDIQRVGPSTGLPTRTSQGDVLSTAYLSHGDTKHILLFPSMPEECFSMASEAFDLAERFQTPVFVMSDLDLGMNNWMAHPFEYPTKPIERGKVLSKEDLDRLGGFARYKDVDGDGVGYRTLPGIDHPAGAWFARGSGHNEKGQYSERPDDYVNNVDRLAHKIDTARGFVPKPQIVANGTSKVGVIAYGTTHWAMTESRDQLKKEYDMDVDYLRVRSFPFTTEVHEFVTSHDRVYVVDQNRDGQMRDLLKLDLDPTQSTKLRSVRHYNGLPIDARSITDEIVSQEGK; encoded by the coding sequence ATGGCTACGACCGATTTATCAGTTCACGACCTCGGCAGTGGCAGAGAAGGCCAGCGGGTGGTGAACGACTGGAGCCTTCAGGTTGCTACTGTCAACGGGTCCGGTTCGCAATCCGCGAACACAGTAATTCTGCGCACGCTTTTTCAGATGGGAGTTCCGGTTTCAGGCAAGAACCTGTTTCCGTCCAATATTGCCGGGCTGCCCACGTGGTACACCATCCGCGCCAATAAGCACGGCTATATCGCGCGAAAAAAAGAAATCGATTTTGTGGTCGCGATGAATCCTGAGACGGGGATTGAGGATGTCAAATCCCTTGCTCCCGGCGCCGCGGTGCTCTACGACGAACCTCTGAACCTGCGAGCGGTTCGCGATGACGTTACGTTTTATTCCGTTCCTTTTGACAAGCTGGTCGGCACCGTCTGTCCCGACGCTAAGCTGCGCAAATTAGTAAAGAACATGTTGTACCCCGGCATCCTCGGCCATTTGCTCGGTCTCGACATGGCGGAGATGGAAAGGGCCATCCGTAGGCAGTTCGGAAAGAAACAGAAGGCCGCCGACCTCAACGTGAACGCTGCGAAAGCGGGCTACGACTACGCGGTAGCCAATCTTCAGAAGCAGGATCCGTTCTGGGTGGAACGGATGGACGAGAACAAGGGCAAGATCATCATCGACGGTAACTCCGCGGCCGCCTTGGGCTCGATGTTCGCCGGCGTCACGGTCGTGACCTGGTATCCGATTACGCCGTCGTCCTCGCTGGTCGAATCGTTAATCGATTACATGAAGAAGTACCGGATCGGCCCTGACGGCAAGAGTACTTTTGCCATCGTCCAGGCCGAGGACGAACTCGCTGCGGTTGGAATGGTGATTGGTGCCGGCTGGGCGGGAGCGCGCTCCATGACTGCTACGGCGGGTCCGGGCATCTCGCTGATGGCCGAGTTCACGGGACTTGGATACTACGTGGAAGTGCCCGCTGTCATTTGGGACATTCAGCGCGTAGGGCCTTCCACCGGTCTGCCAACGCGTACCTCGCAGGGCGACGTGCTTTCTACCGCTTATCTCTCCCATGGAGATACCAAACACATCCTGCTGTTTCCCAGCATGCCGGAAGAATGCTTCTCAATGGCGTCGGAGGCTTTCGACCTCGCGGAACGATTCCAAACGCCTGTCTTCGTGATGTCGGATCTGGATCTCGGGATGAACAACTGGATGGCACATCCGTTTGAGTATCCGACGAAGCCGATTGAACGTGGAAAAGTGCTGAGCAAGGAAGACCTGGATCGTCTGGGCGGATTCGCACGCTACAAAGACGTCGATGGCGACGGCGTGGGATATCGTACGCTGCCCGGTATTGATCACCCAGCTGGCGCATGGTTTGCGCGTGGCAGCGGTCACAACGAGAAAGGCCAGTACAGTGAGCGTCCCGACGACTACGTCAACAACGTGGATCGTCTCGCGCACAAAATTGATACAGCGCGTGGCTTTGTCCCCAAGCCGCAGATCGTGGCCAACGGAACTTCGAAAGTGGGAGTGATCGCGTACGGTACCACACATTGGGCGATGACGGAGAGCCGCGACCAGCTCAAGAAGGAATACGACATGGATGTGGACTACCTGCGCGTCCGTTCGTTTCCGTTCACGACCGAGGTGCATGAATTCGTGACAAGTCACGATCGCGTGTACGTCGTAGATCAGAACCGTGATGGTCAGATGCGCGATCTCCTCAAACTGGATCTCGATCCGACGCAGAGCACCAAGTTACGTAGCGTACGCCACTACAACGGCCTACCGATCGACGCTCGCAGCATCACCGACGAGATTGTGTCACAGGAGGGCAAATAA